From one Saccharomyces cerevisiae S288C chromosome XVI, complete sequence genomic stretch:
- the RPL5 gene encoding 60S ribosomal protein uL18 RPL5 (Ribosomal 60S subunit protein L5; nascent Rpl5p is bound by specific chaperone Syo1p during translation; homologous to mammalian ribosomal protein L5 and bacterial L18; binds 5S rRNA and is required for 60S subunit assembly), with product MAFQKDAKSSAYSSRFQTPFRRRREGKTDYYQRKRLVTQHKAKYNTPKYRLVVRFTNKDIICQIISSTITGDVVLAAAYSHELPRYGITHGLTNWAAAYATGLLIARRTLQKLGLDETYKGVEEVEGEYELTEAVEDGPRPFKVFLDIGLQRTTTGARVFGALKGASDGGLYVPHSENRFPGWDFETEEIDPELLRSYIFGGHVSQYMEELADDDEERFSELFKGYLADDIDADSLEDIYTSAHEAIRADPAFKPTEKKFTKEQYAAESKKYRQTKLSKEERAARVAAKIAALAGQQ from the coding sequence ATGGCTTTCCAAAAAGACGCTAAGTCCTCTGCTTACTCCTCTCGTTTCCAAACTCctttcagaagaagaagagaaggTAAGACTGATTACTACCAAAGAAAGAGATTGGTCACCCAACACAAGGCCAAGTACAACACTCCAAAGTACAGATTGGTTGTTAGATTCACTAACAAGGATATCATCTGTCAAATCATCTCTTCTACCATCACTGGTGATGTCGTCTTAGCTGCTGCCTACTCCCACGAATTGCCAAGATACGGTATTACCCACGGTTTGACCAACTGGGCTGCTGCTTACGCTACTGGTTTGTTGATCGCCAGAAGAACCTTGCAAAAGTTGGGTTTGGACGAAACTTACAAGGGtgttgaagaagttgaagGTGAATACGAATTGACCGAAGCTGTTGAAGATGGTCCACGTCCATTCAAGGTCTTCTTGGATATTGGTTTGCAAAGAACCACCACTGGTGCCAGAGTTTTCGGTGCTCTAAAGGGTGCTTCTGACGGTGGTTTGTACGTTCCTCACTCCGAAAACAGATTCCCAGGTTGGGACTTCGAAACCGAAGAAATTGACCCAGAATTATTGAGATCTTACATCTTTGGTGGCCACGTTTCCCAATACATGGAAGAATTAGctgacgatgatgaagaaagattCTCTGAATTATTCAAGGGTTACCTAGCTGACGACATTGATGCTGACTCTTTGGAAGACATCTACACTTCTGCTCACGAAGCTATCAGAGCTGACCCAGCTTTCAAGCCaactgaaaagaaattcacCAAGGAACAATACGCTGCTGAATCCAAGAAGTACAGACAAACCAAATTGTCCAAGGAAGAAAGAGCTGCTCGTGTTGCTGCCAAGATCGCTGCTTTGGCTGGTCAACAATAA
- the RDS2 gene encoding gluconeogenesis transcription factor RDS2 (Transcription factor involved in regulating gluconeogenesis; also involved in the regulation of glyoxylate cycle genes; member of the zinc cluster family of proteins; confers resistance to ketoconazole) — protein sequence MSANSGVKRASKAFKTCLFCKRSHVVCDKQRPCSRCVKRDIAHLCREDDIAVPNEMPSQHESSPNDNNIQGKYANKAHTGIPSDYQNEPVNKSGSTYGEELSPKLDSSLVNDTTSLLLPQQPVFVSENVGSEFSSLNEFLSMLENPLLTQTSLSSSSASNVHLENGSQTTQSPLEYQNDNRRDEIGVARQENRSPTIMSGSSNSISKGDKQDQEKEESRILANANENSAPTPKEQFFLTAADPSTEMTPEHRLKLVINAKLEAGLLKPYNYAKGYARLQDYMDKYMNQSSKQRILKPLSTIRPAFRTIARSLKDVDLVLVEESFERMLLSYDRVFTSMSMPACLCRRTGEIYRANKEFASLVDCTVDDLRDGKLAIYELMTEESAVNFWEKYGSIAFDKGQKAVLTSCSLRTKDGIRKRPCCFSFTIRRDRYNIPICIVGNFIPLS from the coding sequence ATGTCAGCAAACAGTGGTGTAAAACGAGCCAGTAAGGCTTTTAAAACATGTTTATTTTGTAAACGGTCACATGTTGTATGTGATAAGCAACGTCCATGTTCTAGGTGCGTCAAGAGGGATATTGCCCATTTATGCAGGGAAGATGATATTGCGGTTCCAAATGAGATGCCATCACAGCACGAAAGTTCTCCgaatgataataatatacaGGGCAAATATGCAAATAAAGCACACACTGGAATTCCGTCTGACTATCAGAATGAACCAGTCAATAAAAGTGGATCCACATATGGAGAGGAACTGTCACCGAAACTAGACTCCTCTCTTGTAAATGATACAACCAGCTTGCTGCTTCCGCAACAACCTGTATTTGTGTCCGAGAATGTTGGTTCGGAATTCAGTTCtttgaatgaatttctTTCTATGCTAGAAAATCCTCTATTGACTCAAACATCACTAAGTTCCAGCAGTGCGAGCAATGTTCATTTGGAAAATGGCTCACAAACCACACAATCGCCATTAGAGTACCAAAACGACAATCGTAGGGATGAAATAGGAGTGGCAAGACAAGAAAATAGGTCGCCTACTATTATGTCAGGTTCTTCCAATAGTATCTCGAAAGGGGATAAACAAGatcaagaaaaggaagagtCTCGAATTCTAGCGAATGCAAACGAAAACAGTGCACCGACACCGAAGGAACAATTCTTTTTAACAGCGGCGGATCCGTCAACAGAGATGACACCAGAACACCGGCTGAAGTTGGTCATAAATGCGAAGCTTGAAGCAGGATTATTGAAGCCGTATAATTATGCCAAGGGGTATGCAAGACTACAAGACTACATGGACAAATATATGAATCAGTCTTCCAAGCAAAGGATTCTGAAACCACTATCCACCATTAGACCGGCGTTTAGAACCATTGCGCGTTCATTGAAGGATGTTGACTTAGTTTTAGTGGAGGAGAGCTTCGAGAGGATGTTATTATCTTATGATCGTGTTTTCACCTCTATGAGCATGCCAGCGTGCTTGTGTAGGCGTACCGGTGAGATTTACAGAGCCAATAAAGAGTTTGCTTCACTGGTTGACTGCACAGTCGATGATTTACGCGATGGAAAGCTTGCGATCTACGAGTTGATGACAGAAGAAAGCGCTGTGAATTTCTGGGAAAAATACGGGTCCATAGCGTTTGATAAGGGTCAGAAGGCTGTTTTAACAAGTTGTAGTCTTCGAACCAAAGATGGAATCCGCAAACGGCCATGCTGTTTTAGTTTCACTATCAGAAGGGATAGGTACAACATCCCAATTTGCATCGTCGGGAATTTCATCCCTTTGTCATAA
- the ISU1 gene encoding iron-binding protein ISU1 (Conserved protein of the mitochondrial matrix; performs a scaffolding function during assembly of iron-sulfur clusters, interacts physically and functionally with yeast frataxin (Yfh1p); ISU1 has a paralog, ISU2, that arose from the whole genome duplication; isu1 isu2 double mutant is inviable; human homolog ISCU implicated in mitochondrial myopathy, can complement isu1 isu2 double mutant) — translation MLPVITRFARPALMAIRPVNAMGVLRASSITKRLYHPKVIEHYTHPRNVGSLDKKLPNVGTGLVGAPACGDVMRLQIKVNDSTGVIEDVKFKTFGCGSAIASSSYMTELVQGMTLDDAAKIKNTEIAKELSLPPVKLHCSMLAEDAIKAAIKDYKSKRNTPTMLS, via the coding sequence ATGCTTCCTGTTATAACGAGATTTGCAAGGCCTGCTCTGATGGCCATCAGACCTGTGAATGCCATGGGGGTTTTGAGAGCGTCCAGCATAACGAAAAGGCTTTATCATCCCAAGGTCATAGAGCATTATACACATCCAAGAAACGTCGGCTCattagataaaaaattgcCCAACGTCGGCACTGGTCTAGTGGGTGCGCCAGCGTGCGGTGATGTGATGAGGTTGCAGATCAAAGTCAACGACTCTACTGGCGTTATTGAAGATgtcaaattcaaaactttTGGATGTGGCTCCGCCATTGCCTCCTCTTCATATATGACTGAATTGGTACAGGGGATGACCTTGGACGATGCGGCAAAAATTAAGAACACTGAAATTGCTAAGGAGTTGAGCTTGCCCCCAGTCAAGTTGCATTGCTCTATGTTAGCGGAAGATGCGATCAAGGCAGCTATTAAGGACTACAAATCTAAGAGAAACACTCCAACCATGTTATCGTAA
- the GIP3 gene encoding protein phosphatase regulator GIP3 (Cytoplasmic protein that regulates protein phosphatase 1 Glc7p; overexpression relocalizes Glc7p from the nucleus and prevents chromosome segregation; may interact with ribosomes, based on co-purification experiments; GIP3 has a paralog, HER1, that arose from the whole genome duplication), translated as MITNTEFDVPVDWLYKGKSRRKTNTKPSRPSTSPASSSSTSSSKNGDNSTSGNRSSNDKPRARSSSVSNAALCNTEKPDLKRNDGNTSASDTDNIPLLTPINSGNRSDSADIDNPATVDAIDLIDNDDNGSSTQFVRKKRSTSISNAVVSSKPRLASSAINATASSSVGKGKHPPISSPSNATLKRSNSTSGEKTKRSIFGSLFSKRSTSSSASTAKKPLPVVNTSTTENESGGIKAVATPDPRVKEISSPMRGVAPTASKPQTPILPSPALAVKDLSTVSLKRVSFAVDKFESDPPQQLPSRTPKKGNILIPDDMISEVPSISVGISSSNQSAKSTNSNIKGPLYTKKSKEYILALENQKLALREAAKHQQEAHFAANRIAFEVANFKTASDAGGKLTEKSSEGTITKQREEVSPPNVEADRELENNKLAENLSKAGIDKPIHMHEHYFKEPDQDKYQDGHSIENNEVTLDVIYTRCCHLREILPIPSTLRQVKDKTAPLQILKFLNPKPTLIDILSFCDFITIAPIHTIVFDNVALNQDMFRIIISALVNSTVLDKLSLRNVRIDQDGWKLLCKFLLLNKSLNKLDISQTKIKSDLAESLYRHNMDWNLFTDVLSQRSHKPIEELLFNGIQFSKIPYSCFARLLTSFATQKNFPESGIRLGLAGATTSNISQDCLKFIFNWMSQYNVQGVDLAFNDLSTMIKPMVGKLSALSYDNLRYFILNSTNISTSYDLALLLKYLSKLPNLIFLDLSNLSQCFPDILPYMYKYLPRFPNLKRIHLDSNNLTLKELAVVCNILIKCKSLSHVSMTNQNVENFYLMNGTDSPVQQTNTDGDLDSSSTLDVKGQFAKNSFSSTLYAFARDSPNLIGLDFDYDLISEEIQSRIALCLMRNMKRTMDSTFQLDELDSQDDLLFDGSLVTMTAESVLEKLNLLSDKSTKVKKDTTKRYLLKKYIEKFHILHHNVQHTIDTMFEKRKSGELPLQEKENLVRLLLLEQNLCNILELFSHNPNLNDVLGSSRDDSKESVDSSEDSKLPALKHVESGYHVPEEKIQPENDVITARPHLMATDSGKTIDVFTGKPLVFKHTSSSTSVGCKKQEEEEGELHKWGFFVQQQRSLYPENESTRQTPFASGDTPINTETAGKSTSSPSVSTSNNETATTSLFSPANPKILPKIPSGAVLRSAIMKAKGIDSIDDLIQNVNSNNIELENIYGESIQNSASTFTPGVDSDVSAPNTDKGSVETLPAVSTDDPNCEVKVTATYDKLLNNLSMERSIRL; from the coding sequence ATGATAACTAACACCGAGTTCGATGTGCCCGTAGATTGGTTGTATAAAGGTAAGAGTAGACGGAAGACAAATACGAAGCCATCGAGGCCTTCTACGTCGCCAGCCTCCTCTTCATCTACGTCCTCTTCGAAAAACGGAGACAATAGCACGAGTGGTAACAGGTCTAGCAATGATAAGCCTCGTGCGAGGTCGTCATCTGTATCCAATGCAGCACTTTGTAATACTGAGAAACCAGATTTGAAGAGGAACGATGGTAATACCTCTGCATCAGACACTGATAACATACCGCTACTTACTCCTATTAATAGCGGTAACCGGAGCGATTCCGCTGACATTGATAATCCGGCTACCGTAGACGCCATAGACCTTATAGATAATGATGACAACGGCTCAAGTACTCAATTTGTAAGGAAAAAACGTTCCACTTCTATATCCAATGCTGTGGTCTCGTCCAAACCAAGACTGGCCAGTTCTGCCATAAACGCCACCgcatcttcttctgttgGCAAGGGAAAGCACCCGCCAATTTCTTCACCATCTAATGCTACTCTCAAGAGAAGCAACTCGACTAGTGGAGAAAAGACTAAAAGGTCGATTTTTGGATCTTTGTTTAGCAAACGGTCTACCTCttcttcagcttccactgCCAAGAAACCATTACCTGTTGTTAATACTAGCACGACTGAGAATGAGTCTGGTGGCATTAAAGCAGTTGCGACTCCTGATCCACGGGTGAAGGAGATATCATCACCAATGAGAGGAGTGGCACCAACAGCTAGCAAGCCACAGACACCTATACTCCCCTCCCCTGCACTTGCAGTAAAAGACCTATCTACAGTTTCATTGAAAAGGGTCTCGTTTGCCGTCGATAAATTCGAATCCGATCCTCCCCAACAACTTCCTTCAAGAACCCCAAAAAAGGGAAACATCCTTATCCCTGATGACATGATAAGCGAGGTTCCTTCTATTTCCGTGGGTATTTCCAGTAGCAACCAATCGGCCAAGTCAACCAATTCCAACATTAAGGGACCGTTGTACACTAAGAAGTCTAAAGAATATATACTCGCCCTGGAAAATCAAAAGTTGGCTTTAAGGGAGGCTGCTAAGCATCAGCAAGAAGCTCATTTTGCTGCTAATAGAATAGCCTTTGAAGTAGCCAATTTTAAGACTGCTTCGGATGCAGGCGGTAAGCTTACTGAAAAGTCATCAGAAGGCACCATTACGAAGCAAAGAGAAGAGGTGTCACCTCCAAATGTTGAAGCTGATCGGGAGCTTGAGAATAATAAACTTGCAGAAAACCTCTCAAAAGCCGGCATTGATAAGCCCATTCATATGCATGAGCACTATTTCAAGGAACCTGATCAAGATAAGTACCAAGACGGTCAttctattgaaaataacgAAGTTACGCTGGATGTTATTTACACAAGATGCTGCCATTTAAGGGAAATTTTACCCATTCCGTCTACCCTAAGACAAGTAAAGGACAAGACAGCTCCCTTGCAAATattgaagtttttgaacCCTAAGCCTACCTTGATCGatattctttccttttgtgATTTCATCACCATTGCTCCCATTCACACGATTGTTTTCGACAATGTAGCTTTAAACCAGGATATGTTCAGAATAATTATTTCTGCTTTGGTAAACTCCACAGTTTTGGACAAATTGAGTTTAAGAAATGTACGAATCGACCAAGATGGATGGAAATTACTATGTAAGTTCCTTTTGCTAAACAAATCACTGAACAAGCTCGACATTTCCCAAACGAAAATCAAATCTGACCTTGCTGAATCACTATATCGCCATAACATGGATTGGAACTTGTTTACTGACGTCTTGTCTCAGAGATCTCACAAACCTATAGAAGAATTGTTATTCAATGGTATTCAATTTAGCAAAATTCCTTACTCATGCTTTGCACGTTTACTGACATCCTTTGCTACCCAAAAAAACTTTCCAGAATCGGGCATCAGGCTTGGTTTAGCAGGTGCCACTACTTCCAATATCTCTCAGGATTGTCTGAAATTTATCTTCAATTGGATGTCTCAATATAACGTCCAGGGTGTGGATCTAGCGTTTAATGATCTGTCCACTATGATTAAGCCAATGGTTGGTAAACTATCTGCTCTATCATATGATAACTTAAgatatttcattttgaacAGCACTAATATTTCGACTTCTTATGATTTAGCTTTGCTCTTGAAATATCTTTCTAAGTTGCCTaacttgatttttttggatttgaGTAATTTGTCGCAATGCTTTCCTGACATTTTACCCTACATGTACAAGTATTTACCAAGATTTCCGAACCTGAAGAGGATACATTTGGATAGCAATAATTTGACATTAAAGGAACTAGCTGTCGtttgtaatattttgattaaGTGCAAATCGCTCTCGCATGTGTCAATGACTAATCAAAACGTTGAAAACTTCTATCTAATGAACGGCACAGATTCTCCCGTTCAACAAACTAACACAGACGGCGACTTGGATAGTTCGAGCACATTGGACGTTAAGGGCCAATTTGCTAAAAATAGTTTTTCATCCACACTTTACGCATTTGCTAGAGACTCTCCAAACTTGATTGGTTTAGATTTTGACTATGATTTGATATCAGAAGAGATTCAATCAAGAATAGCACTGTGCTTGATGAGAAATATGAAACGGACCATGGATTCGACTTTCCAGTTAGATGAATTGGATTCGCAAGATGATTTGCTATTCGATGGCTCTTTAGTAACTATGACCGCTGAAAGTGTTTTAGAAAAACTGAACTTGTTAAGCGATAAGAGTACAAAGGTCAAAAAAGACACCACGAAGAGATATttgctgaaaaaatatattgAAAAGTTCCATATCTTGCACCATAATGTTCAGCATACAATAGATACTATGTTcgaaaaaaggaaatcaGGTGAATTGCCattgcaagaaaaagaaaaccttGTAAGATTACTCCTTTTGGAACAAAACTTATGCAATATACTAGAATTGTTTTCGCATAATCCGAATCTGAATGATGTCCTTGGATCCAGCAGGGATGATTCGAAGGAAAGTGTTGACTCCAGCGAAGATTCAAAATTACCAGCATTGAAGCACGTTGAATCCGGATACCATGTTCccgaagaaaaaatacaacCTGAGAATGATGTAATTACAGCAAGACCACATTTAATGGCCACCGATTCTGGTAAAACTATTGACGTTTTCACAGGCAAACCATTGGTGTTCAAGCATACATCATCTAGTACTTCTGTAGGTTGTAAAAAGcaggaagaagaagaaggtgaaCTACATAAATGGGGTTTCTTCGTTCAGCAGCAGAGGTCTTTATACCCTGAAAATGAATCAACAAGGCAGACACCTTTTGCATCAGGTGATACGCCTATCAACACAGAAACAGCTGGTAAGTCAACTTCATCTCCTTCAGTTTCAACTTCTAACAATGAAACTGCTACCACTAGTTTATTTAGCCCAGCTAATCCTAAgattttaccaaaaattcCATCCGGTGCTGTCTTAAGATCGGCAATCATGAAGGCTAAAGGTATTGATTCTATCGATGATTTGATTCAGAACGTTAACTCCAACAACATAGAATTGGAGAACATTTATGGTGAATCCATTCAGAATAGCGCTTCGACATTTACACCAGGCGTGGATTCTGATGTATCTGCGCCCAATACCGATAAAGGATCCGTAGAAACATTGCCTGCAGTCTCAACTGACGACCCAAATTGTGAAGTCAAAGTCACTGCTACCTATGACAAACTATTAAATAATTTGTCGATGGAGAGGTCAATCAGACTTTGA
- the COX11 gene encoding Cox11p (Protein required for delivery of copper to Cox1p; mitochondrial inner membrane protein; involved in oxidative stress response; association with mitochondrial ribosomes suggests that copper delivery may occur during translation of Cox1p): MIRICPIVRSKVPLLGTFLRSDSWLAPHALALRRAICKNVALRSYSVNSEQPKHTFDISKLTRNEIQQLRELKRARERKFKDRTVAFYFSSVAVLFLGLAYAAVPLYRAICARTGFGGIPITDRRKFTDDKLIPVDTEKRIRISFTSEVSQILPWKFVPQQREVYVLPGETALAFYKAKNYSDKDIIGMATYSIAPGEAAQYFNKIQCFCFEEQKLAAGEEIDMPVFFFIDPDFASDPAMRNIDDIILHYTFFRAHYGDGTAVSDSKKEPEMNADEKAASLANAAILSPEVIDTRKDNSN; encoded by the coding sequence ATGATAAGAATATGTCCCATTGTTAGATCTAAGGTTCCACTGTTAGGAACTTTTCTTAGATCCGACTCATGGTTGGCACCTCATGCGCTAGCTCTAAGGCGGGCCATATGCAAAAACGTTGCATTGAGAAGTTATTCAGTGAACAGCGAACAACCAAAACATACatttgatatttcaaaacttaCTAGAAATGAAATCCAGCAATTGCGAGAGTTGAAAAGAGCAAGGGagagaaaatttaaagatcGTACGGTTGCATTTTATTTCAGCAGCGTCGCGGTACTTTTCTTGGGTTTGGCATATGCAGCGGTACCACTCTATAGAGCCATTTGTGCTCGTACTGGTTTTGGTGGGATTCCCATAACagatagaagaaaatttaccGACGATAAACTCATTCCTGTAGATACTGAGAAGAGAATTCGTATCTCATTCACCAGTGAAGTATCACAAATTTTACCGTGGAAATTCGTTCCTCAACAACGTGAGGTTTACGTTCTGCCTGGTGAAACAGCCCTCGCTTTTTATAAAGCCAAGAATTACAGCgataaagatattattGGTATGGCTACTTATAGCATAGCGCCTGGTGAAGCAGCTCAATACTTTAATAAAATCCAATGTTTTTgctttgaagaacaaaagcTAGCTGCCGGTGAAGAAATAGATATGCctgtcttcttttttatcgATCCAGATTTTGCTAGCGATCCAGCGATGCGAAATATCGATGATATTATTTTACATTACACATTCTTCAGAGCTCATTATGGTGATGGTACAGCTGTAAGTGACTCTAAAAAGGAGCCTGAGATGAATGCAGATGAAAAAGCAGCGTCATTGGCTAATGCTGCTATTTTATCCCCAGAAGTTATAGACACAAGGAAAGACAACTCAAATTAA
- the SPO19 gene encoding Spo19p (Meiosis-specific prospore protein; required to produce bending force necessary for proper assembly of the prospore membrane during sporulation; identified as a weak high-copy suppressor of the spo1-1 ts mutation; SPO19 has a paralog, YOR214C, that arose from the whole genome duplication) has protein sequence MKKQILIVAAQSILCSTVFGERSNVGLSTEELGGDSILYFNEDPIVIEIDKKAIDKKTLEQLASTRDVVLTDLPDTLEFIDFNEYAKMKSKSDMLLEYINEYEFDDFERSSEGGLEEEEEEDLIYDFNAQAEDLGKLGSNIYEVVEEKNIVNTYDGNLINASTTESTTTIRPFVTSHSYVASSTPYSNISSLNEDYDNASNFLTPTTVALAVLLTILLFIQAY, from the coding sequence ATGAAGAAACAAATATTAATAGTTGCTGCACAAAGTATTTTATGTTCTACTGTTTTTGGCGAGCGAAGTAATGTAGGCCTTTCCACTGAAGAGCTAGGAGGTGACTCAATTTTATACTTCAATGAAGACCCTATAGTGATTGAAATCGATAAGAAAGCTATTGACAAGAAGACTTTGGAACAGTTGGCAAGCACAAGAGATGTTGTTCTTACTGATTTACCGGACACTCTTGAGTTTATAGACTTCAACGAGTACGCGAAAATGAAGTCAAAATCAGATATGCTACTAGAGTATATCAACGAATAcgaatttgatgattttgaaagaagttCTGAAGGCGGtcttgaagaagaagaagaagaggattTAATTTATGACTTCAATGCCCAAGCTGAAGATTTGGGTAAGCTTGGttcaaatatatatgaAGTAGtcgaagaaaagaatattgttAATACTTACGATGGAAACCTTATCAATGCAAGTACAACTGAATCAACGACTACTATTCGGCCTTTCGTGACTTCTCACTCCTACGTTGCTTCTTCTACACCTTATTCGAATATTTCATCATTGAATGAGGACTACGATAATGCGAGCAACTTTTTGACTCCTACAACAGTGGCTCTTGCGGTACTTTTAAccattttattatttatacaGGCGTATTAA
- the ODC1 gene encoding mitochondrial 2-oxodicarboxylate carrier (Mitochondrial inner membrane transporter; 2-oxodicarboxylate transporter, exports 2-oxoadipate and 2-oxoglutarate from the mitochondrial matrix to the cytosol for lysine and glutamate biosynthesis and lysine catabolism; suppresses, in multicopy, an fmc1 null mutation; ODC1 has a paralog, ODC2, that arose from the whole genome duplication) produces MTSIDNRPLPFIYQFTAGAIAGVSELLVMYPLDVVKTRMQLQVTTKGHPAVVAAKAAVDHYTGVMDCLTKIVKKEGFSHLYKGITSPILMEAPKRAIKFSGNDTFQTFYKKIFPTPNGEMTQKIAIYSGASAGAVEAFVVAPFELVKIRLQDVNSQFKTPIEVVKNSVVKGGVLSLFNGLEATIWRHVLWNAGYFGIIFQIRKLLPAAKTSTEKTRNDLIAGAIGGTVGCLLNTPFDVVKSRIQRSSGPLRKYNWSLPSVLLVYREEGFKALYKGFAPKVMRLAPGGGLLLVVFTNVMDFFREVKYGKKQ; encoded by the coding sequence ATGACATCTATAGATAATAGACCTTTGCCGTTCATATACCAGTTCACAGCCGGTGCCATTGCCGGCGTCTCGGAGCTATTGGTGATGTATCCATTGGACGTGGTGAAGACAAGAATGCAATTACAAGTGACAACCAAAGGTCATCCCGCTGTTGTTGCAGCGAAAGCAGCAGTAGATCACTACACGGGCGTGATGGATTGTCTTACAAAAATTGTGAAGAAGGAAGGATTTTCGCATCTTTACAAGGGTATCACATCGCCTATATTAATGGAGGCTCCGAAAAGAGCAATTAAGTTCTCCGGAAACGATACATTCCAAACGTTTTATAAAAAGATTTTCCCCACGCCCAATGGGGAGATGACTCAAAAAATCGCCATATACAGTGGTGCGTCCGCTGGCGCCGTGGAAGCCTTTGTCGTCGCGCCTTTTGAACTAGTGAAGATTAGATTACAGGATGTGAATTCACAGTTCAAGACACCCATTGAAGTTGTAAAGAATAGTGTTGTGAAAGGTGGTGTTTTGTCACTTTTCAATGGGTTGGAAGCCACTATCTGGAGACACGTTCTTTGGAATGCCGGTTATTTCGGTATAATATTCCAAATTCGGAAGCTTTTGCCGGCGGCTAAAACAAGCACGGAAAAGACCAGAAATGATTTGATCGCAGGTGCTATTGGTGGCACTGTCGGGTGCTTGTTGAATACACCATTTGACGTGGTAAAATCTAGGATCCAAAGAAGTTCCGGGCCGCTGAGGAAGTACAACTGGTCCCTGCCTTCAGTGCTGTTAGTTTACCGTGAGGAAGGGTTTAAAGCATTGTATAAGGGATTTGCGCCAAAGGTCATGAGACTTGCCCCCGGTGGTGGGTTATTGTTGGTAGTTTTCACGAACGTCATGGATTTTTTCAGAGAAGTCAAGTATGGTAAAAAACAATGA